The genomic stretch ACCAGGCCTTCATTACCTTTGATGTGAAACGCCAGCATGTCGTCGCTGTACAGCGCGCCCGAGGCGCCCGGCTCTTCTTTCAGGCGATAGACCTGATCGCCACCACCCAGCCGCACATCGACTGCCTTCTGGCCGGCATCGGTGAAGCGCCACAGCACCTTGGCCTGACTGTCGCAGGTCCAGGTGGTCCAGTTATCCACAGGGGTGGACGACTGAAACGGGTTCCACTGCGCGCAACCACCCAACAATCCCAATGCCGCAACGGCGATCAAGCCTTTCATCCGTGTTCCTCGACCGGCAGCACACGCCGCCGGCCTTGAGTTAAAGAGTCAGACCAGTCAAGGACAACCATGTTCCTTGGCCGGGGTTTGCGTCTCGTATTTGTCCAGGCCTTCCGGACCCGAGCGCTTGTTCAGCACCGGGTTGGTTTCGGCCTGCCAGTCGGCCTGATAGCAGCCTTTCTGTGCCTCGCCGGGTGCCGGTTCCGGCGCAGCCTTCGGGTTACTCCCGCAGGCTGCCAATGTACCGGTCAGCAACAACAGCGCTAACGACTTGACCATCTGAACACTCCTTTGCCTGGCCAAACGGGCGGCCTCAGGCCTTGGCCCGGCTTTCCAGGACTTCAACGGCCGGCAGCACCTTGCCTTCGACGAATTCGAGGAACGCGCCACCGCCGGTGGAAATGTAGGAGATCTTTTCCGCCACGCCATATTTATCGATGGCCGCCAGGGTGTCGCCACCGCCGGCAATCGAGAACGCCGCGCTTTCAGCGATGGCCTGGGCCAGCACTTTTGTGCCGTTGCCGAACTGGTCGAATTCGAACACGCCGACCGGGCCGTTCCACAGGATGGTTTTCGACGACTTCAGCAGTTCGGCGAAGTTGGCGGCGGTTTGCGGGCCGATGTCGAGGATCATGTCGTCGGCAGCGACGTCAGCGATCAGTTTTACAGTCGCTTCGGCGCTTTCAGCGAATTCCTTGGCAACCACAACGTCGACCGGCAGCGGCACGCTGACCTTGGCGGCGATGGCGCGAGCGGTGTCCAGCAGGTCCGGCTCGTACAGCGACTTGCCGACCGGGTGACCGGCAGCAGCGAGGAAGGTGTTGGCGATGCCGC from Pseudomonas allokribbensis encodes the following:
- a CDS encoding MliC family protein, with protein sequence MKGLIAVAALGLLGGCAQWNPFQSSTPVDNWTTWTCDSQAKVLWRFTDAGQKAVDVRLGGGDQVYRLKEEPGASGALYSDDMLAFHIKGNEGLVYWVATNDLIGRGCKAE